One Fusobacterium ulcerans DNA segment encodes these proteins:
- a CDS encoding DNA alkylation repair protein: MDYTSMKWNKESYKEFISELKGMQDEKYREFHNKIIGAEVEVIGLRSPVVKDIAKTIAKGDWQGFLAQKKGKYYEETTLRGQVIGFAKADKEIIKEYIEKFTDEINNWGVCDSFIGNLKIIKKEKEYFYPMVKKMAESKDQWKIRFGLITLMSYYIEKEYLDEIFEMCSKVENKEYYVQMGQAWLVSTLFIKFRDETLEYLKDNSLDKWTQNKAIQKIRESFRVSEEDKELVKSLKK; the protein is encoded by the coding sequence ATGGATTATACATCAATGAAGTGGAATAAAGAAAGTTATAAAGAGTTTATTAGTGAATTAAAGGGAATGCAGGACGAAAAATATAGAGAATTTCATAATAAAATAATTGGAGCAGAGGTTGAAGTTATTGGATTAAGAAGTCCAGTGGTGAAAGATATAGCTAAGACAATAGCCAAAGGAGACTGGCAAGGATTTCTTGCTCAGAAAAAGGGGAAGTACTATGAAGAAACTACTCTAAGAGGTCAGGTAATAGGCTTTGCCAAAGCAGATAAAGAGATAATAAAAGAGTATATAGAAAAATTTACTGATGAAATAAATAACTGGGGAGTGTGTGACAGTTTTATTGGTAATTTGAAAATAATAAAAAAAGAGAAAGAATATTTTTATCCAATGGTTAAAAAAATGGCAGAATCTAAAGATCAATGGAAGATAAGATTTGGACTTATAACCCTCATGTCTTATTATATAGAAAAGGAATATTTAGATGAAATATTTGAGATGTGTTCAAAGGTAGAAAATAAAGAATATTATGTGCAGATGGGTCAGGCATGGCTTGTTTCTACATTGTTTATAAAATTCAGAGATGAAACTTTAGAATACTTGAAAGATAATTCTTTGGATAAATGGACGCAGAATAAGGCTATTCAGAAAATAAGAGAGTCATTCAGAGTGAGTGAAGAAGATAAAGAACTGGTAAAGAGTTTAAAGAAATAG
- a CDS encoding chloramphenicol acetyltransferase, giving the protein MFHKIDMETWERKEYYHYYINFIKSKYNLNVDMDITKLLKLVKEKKLKFYPTIIYAVMRGINKNREFRMSYDKEGNLGYWDYCNPSYTIFHEDDKTFSDIWSEYSEDFSIFYSNVINDMEKYKDVKGIKGKPGRGDNFSPVSSIPWLSFTGYSNDTYSESNMLFPVTVFGKYYERDGKILLPFSVFATHAVADGYHTCKLINDIQEIVLDVENWLNM; this is encoded by the coding sequence ATGTTTCATAAAATAGATATGGAAACTTGGGAAAGGAAAGAATATTATCATTATTACATAAATTTTATAAAATCTAAATATAATCTTAATGTTGATATGGATATAACAAAACTTTTAAAATTAGTGAAAGAAAAGAAATTAAAATTTTATCCTACAATTATTTATGCAGTTATGAGGGGAATAAATAAAAATAGAGAATTTAGAATGAGCTATGATAAAGAGGGAAATTTAGGGTATTGGGATTATTGCAATCCCTCTTATACCATTTTCCATGAAGATGACAAGACTTTTTCAGATATATGGAGTGAGTATTCAGAAGATTTTTCTATTTTTTATTCTAATGTGATAAATGATATGGAAAAATATAAAGATGTAAAAGGAATAAAAGGCAAGCCTGGACGAGGGGATAATTTTTCTCCAGTCTCTTCTATACCATGGCTGAGCTTTACAGGTTACAGCAATGATACTTACAGCGAATCAAATATGCTTTTTCCTGTAACTGTATTTGGAAAATATTATGAAAGAGATGGGAAAATACTTCTTCCATTTTCTGTCTTTGCTACTCATGCAGTGGCTGATGGATACCATACTTGTAAATTAATAAATGATATTCAGGAAATAGTTTTAGATGTAGAAAATTGGCTGAATATGTAA